In Lathamus discolor isolate bLatDis1 chromosome 1, bLatDis1.hap1, whole genome shotgun sequence, the following are encoded in one genomic region:
- the NAMPT gene encoding nicotinamide phosphoribosyltransferase isoform X1 has translation MECAAAGAEFNILLATDSYKVTHYKQYPPNTSKVYSYFECREKKTENSKLRKVKYEETVFYGLQYILNKYLKGKVVTKEKIKEAKEVYREHFQDDVFNEKGWNYILEKYDGHLPIEIKAVPEGSVIPRGNVLFTVENTDPECYWLTNWIETILVQSWYPITVATNSREQKKILAKYLLETSGSLDGLEYKLHDFGYRGVSSQETAGIGASAHLVNFKGTDTVAGIALIKKYYGTKDPVPGYSVPAAEHSTITAWGKDHEKDAFEHIVTQFSSVPVSVVSDSYDIYNACEKIWGDDLRHIIEDRSPEAPLIIRPDSGNPLDTVLKVLEILGKKFPITENSKGYKLLPPYLRVIQGDGVDINTLQEIVEGMKKNKWSIENIAFGSGGALLQKLTRDLLNCSFKCSYVVTNGLGVNVFKDPVADPNKRSKKGRLSLHRTPAGDYVTLEEGKGDLEEYGQDLLHTVFKNGKVTKSYSFDEVRQNARLKSSELEMASH, from the exons GTTACACACTACAAGCAATATCCACCTAATACAAGCAAAGTATATTCCTACTTTGAATGTCGTGAGAAGAAGACTGAAAATTCCAAATTGAGGAAAGTGAAATATGAAGAAACTGTTTTTTATGGTTTGCAGTACATTCTGAATAAATACTTAAAAG GTAAAGTGGTGACCAAAGAGAAAATCAAGGAAGCCAAAGAAGTATATAGGGAGCATTTTCAAGATGATGTCTTCAATGAAAAGGGATGGAACTATATTCTGGAG AAATATGATGGCCATCTTCCTATAGAAATAAAGGCTGTTCCTGAGGGCTCTGTAATTCCCAGAGGAAATGTTCTTTTCACAGTAGAAAACACAGATCCAGAATGCTACTGGCTCACAAATTGGATTGAG aCCATTCTTGTTCAGTCATGGTATCCAATCACGGTTGCTACAAACTCTAGAGAGCAGAAAAAGATTTTGGCCAAATATTTGCTAGAGACATCTGGCAGCTTAGATGGACTGGAGTACAAACTGCATGACTTCGGCTACAGAGGAGTTTCTTCACAAGAG ACTGCAGGGATAGGAGCTTCAGCTCATTTGGTGAACTTCAAAGGAACAGACACTGTAGCAGGAATTGCATTAATTAAAAAGTACTACGGTACAAAAGATCCGGTTCCAGGGTATTCTGTTCCAGCTGCTGAACACAG TACTATAACGGCTTGGGGGAAAGATCATgaaaaagatgcttttgaaCACATAGTGACACAGTTTTCTTCGGTGCCTGTATCTGTGGTTAGTGACAGCTATGACATTTACAATGCTTGTGAAAAAATATGGGGTGATGACTTGAGGCATATAATTGAAGACCGAAGTCCAGAGGCACCGCTTATTATTAGACCAGATTCTGGGAATCCCCTTGACACTGTTTTAAAG GTCTTGGAGATCTTAGGGAAGAAGTTTCCCATTACAGAGAACTCAAAAGGCTACAAGTTGCTGCCACCGTATCTCAGAGTTATTCAAGGGGATGGTGTGGATATCAACACGTTGCAAGAG aTTGTGGAGGGAATGAAGAAGAATAAATGGAGTATTGAGAATATTGCCTTTGGATCTGGTGGAGCTTTGTTGCAGAAACTAACCAGAGACCTCTTAAACTGTTCCTTTAAGTGTAGTTACGTGGTGACCAATGGTCTCGGG GTGAATGTCTTCAAGGATCCAGTTGCCGATCCGAACAAAAGGTCAAAGAAAGGCCGACTATCATTGCATAGGACACCTGCTGGAGATTATGTGACGCTTGAAGAAGGCAAGGGAGACCTTGAAGAGTATGGACAG GATCTCCTTCATACAGTATTTAAGAATGGAAAGGTAACGAAGTCATATTCGTTTGATGAAGTAAGACAAAATGCCAGGCTGAAGAGCAGTGAACTAGAAATGGCGTCTCACTAA
- the NAMPT gene encoding nicotinamide phosphoribosyltransferase isoform X2, with product MECAAAGAEFNILLATDSYKVTHYKQYPPNTSKVYSYFECREKKTENSKLRKVKYEETVFYGLQYILNKYLKGKVVTKEKIKEAKEVYREHFQDDVFNEKGWNYILEKYDGHLPIEIKAVPEGSVIPRGNVLFTVENTDPECYWLTNWIETILVQSWYPITVATNSREQKKILAKYLLETSGSLDGLEYKLHDFGYRGVSSQETAGIGASAHLVNFKGTDTVAGIALIKKYYGTKDPVPGYSVPAAEHSTITAWGKDHEKDAFEHIVTQFSSVPVSVVSDSYDIYNACEKIWGDDLRHIIEDRSPEAPLIIRPDSGNPLDTVLKVLEILGKKFPITENSKGYKLLPPYLRVIQGDGVDINTLQEGMLVEQIVEGMKKNKWSIENIAFGSGGALLQKLTRDLLNCSFKCSYVVTNGLGVNVFKDPVADPNKRSKKGRLSLHRTPAGDYVTLEEGKGDLEEYGQDLLHTVFKNGKVTKSYSFDEVRQNARLKSSELEMASH from the exons GTTACACACTACAAGCAATATCCACCTAATACAAGCAAAGTATATTCCTACTTTGAATGTCGTGAGAAGAAGACTGAAAATTCCAAATTGAGGAAAGTGAAATATGAAGAAACTGTTTTTTATGGTTTGCAGTACATTCTGAATAAATACTTAAAAG GTAAAGTGGTGACCAAAGAGAAAATCAAGGAAGCCAAAGAAGTATATAGGGAGCATTTTCAAGATGATGTCTTCAATGAAAAGGGATGGAACTATATTCTGGAG AAATATGATGGCCATCTTCCTATAGAAATAAAGGCTGTTCCTGAGGGCTCTGTAATTCCCAGAGGAAATGTTCTTTTCACAGTAGAAAACACAGATCCAGAATGCTACTGGCTCACAAATTGGATTGAG aCCATTCTTGTTCAGTCATGGTATCCAATCACGGTTGCTACAAACTCTAGAGAGCAGAAAAAGATTTTGGCCAAATATTTGCTAGAGACATCTGGCAGCTTAGATGGACTGGAGTACAAACTGCATGACTTCGGCTACAGAGGAGTTTCTTCACAAGAG ACTGCAGGGATAGGAGCTTCAGCTCATTTGGTGAACTTCAAAGGAACAGACACTGTAGCAGGAATTGCATTAATTAAAAAGTACTACGGTACAAAAGATCCGGTTCCAGGGTATTCTGTTCCAGCTGCTGAACACAG TACTATAACGGCTTGGGGGAAAGATCATgaaaaagatgcttttgaaCACATAGTGACACAGTTTTCTTCGGTGCCTGTATCTGTGGTTAGTGACAGCTATGACATTTACAATGCTTGTGAAAAAATATGGGGTGATGACTTGAGGCATATAATTGAAGACCGAAGTCCAGAGGCACCGCTTATTATTAGACCAGATTCTGGGAATCCCCTTGACACTGTTTTAAAG GTCTTGGAGATCTTAGGGAAGAAGTTTCCCATTACAGAGAACTCAAAAGGCTACAAGTTGCTGCCACCGTATCTCAGAGTTATTCAAGGGGATGGTGTGGATATCAACACGTTGCAAGAG GGGATGCTGGTAGAACAG aTTGTGGAGGGAATGAAGAAGAATAAATGGAGTATTGAGAATATTGCCTTTGGATCTGGTGGAGCTTTGTTGCAGAAACTAACCAGAGACCTCTTAAACTGTTCCTTTAAGTGTAGTTACGTGGTGACCAATGGTCTCGGG GTGAATGTCTTCAAGGATCCAGTTGCCGATCCGAACAAAAGGTCAAAGAAAGGCCGACTATCATTGCATAGGACACCTGCTGGAGATTATGTGACGCTTGAAGAAGGCAAGGGAGACCTTGAAGAGTATGGACAG GATCTCCTTCATACAGTATTTAAGAATGGAAAGGTAACGAAGTCATATTCGTTTGATGAAGTAAGACAAAATGCCAGGCTGAAGAGCAGTGAACTAGAAATGGCGTCTCACTAA